In Chitinivibrionales bacterium, the DNA window CTAATTGGAATTGAAATACCTGAAATGACCAGTTATTCTAAATTTCATAAGTATATCCTCTAATCTCGTTCCTTGCCCAATATTATGGTAAATACAATAGCGTTGTGAACCTTCAACCACTTTGTCCGAGACGATGCCGATATGGTCAAGGTTATTAGGTAATTTCCAAATGACAATATCCCCGGGTTCGTAGTCTTTTTCGGTTTTTGAAGTTCGAATCTCCTTACCCATTCTTCTCATATAATTCGAAATATTTGGTACTCTTCTATGGTCAATATTAGGATCCGGCTTCTTTAAATCCCAATTATCGGGATATTGTGCGAAGTTGGCCTTCATATCCCTGTGAATTAGTTCCTGCAAATCAATTCCTCCTGCTCTGAAAGCTCTGACAACGACATCCGTGCATACACCCCAATCCATCGGAACGTCCCCCATAGGGTAATCAAGTCTTACGTATGAAGGATCATAGTATTTGGTTATCCTAGATTGATCTCTGCAATTATCCAAGATTATCTGTATTGAATCCATTTCTTGAGAAGATGCTTGAGCCCAAAGCACAACCAAACAAGAGATGAATATCCTACATTTTTGTTTCAGAATTCACAAACACCTGTTTACGTTTTACACTTCTTTATCTTACACCATAGGACATGGCGCTCTTGAATGGGTACTGCTCTTTTCTCCGGGTAAGGTTTTGCCGTCAGCGTTTTGCAAAACAACCGATGCGCCGAAGGCATTTTGGCCTTTTACTGTTGTTTATTGACTACTTGGCTACGTACTCCACAGGTTCAGGTATTGGCATTGTTGTGTTTCGCGAATAGATAGCCTTGAACATTCTATCCTGTGCTGCTACTTCAACAGTAATCAGAT includes these proteins:
- a CDS encoding DUF1287 domain-containing protein, with the protein product MKQKCRIFISCLVVLWAQASSQEMDSIQIILDNCRDQSRITKYYDPSYVRLDYPMGDVPMDWGVCTDVVVRAFRAGGIDLQELIHRDMKANFAQYPDNWDLKKPDPNIDHRRVPNISNYMRRMGKEIRTSKTEKDYEPGDIVIWKLPNNLDHIGIVSDKVVEGSQRYCIYHNIGQGTRLEDILMKFRITGHFRYFNSN